One segment of Streptomyces sp. NBC_00576 DNA contains the following:
- the tig gene encoding trigger factor, protein MKSAVETLNPTRVRLSIEVPFEELKDSLDAAYKKINQQVTVKGFRKGKIPARVIDQRFGRGAVLEEAVNDALPKFYTDAVNEAELNVLGQPEVDITELKDGETLNFTAEVDVRPTIEIPDYSGIEVEVDAIEVTEEDIDKSVEQLRERFAATSPVERAAEDGDVVTLDLEAKVDGEVLEDGVASGVSYTIGSGELLDGVDDAVKGVEAGGEATFTSELKGGTAAGKEAEVTVKVTQVAARELPALDDEFAQLASEFDTLEELRADSRKRLENMKQYDQATQAQERVLEKLLELVEVPVPEKLLEEEINTRKHNLEHHQLGQMGLDLEKYLEIQGKTAEEFDTETKEAAVKGIKTQFVLDELVNKEKLNVNQEELTEHLMRRAASSGMSPDQFAQAVVEGNQVPMLVGEVARGKALAVVVEAATVKDTNGEIIDLDDEEEDETTEATSEETPAAEAESSEEKPEA, encoded by the coding sequence GTGAAGAGCGCCGTGGAGACCCTGAACCCGACCCGGGTTCGGCTCAGCATTGAGGTGCCCTTCGAGGAGCTCAAGGACAGCCTCGACGCGGCGTACAAGAAGATCAACCAGCAGGTCACGGTGAAGGGCTTCCGGAAGGGCAAGATCCCGGCGCGCGTCATCGACCAGCGGTTCGGCCGCGGTGCGGTCCTGGAGGAAGCGGTCAACGACGCGCTCCCGAAGTTCTACACCGACGCGGTCAACGAGGCCGAGCTCAACGTCCTGGGCCAGCCCGAGGTCGACATCACGGAGCTGAAGGACGGCGAAACGCTGAACTTCACCGCCGAGGTCGACGTCCGCCCGACCATCGAGATCCCGGACTACTCCGGCATCGAGGTCGAGGTCGACGCGATCGAGGTCACCGAGGAGGACATCGACAAGTCGGTGGAGCAGCTCCGTGAGCGCTTCGCCGCCACCTCCCCGGTCGAGCGTGCCGCCGAGGACGGCGACGTCGTGACGCTGGACCTGGAGGCCAAGGTCGACGGAGAGGTGCTGGAGGACGGCGTCGCGAGCGGCGTGTCCTACACCATCGGCTCCGGTGAGCTGCTGGACGGCGTCGACGACGCCGTGAAGGGCGTGGAGGCCGGTGGCGAGGCCACCTTCACCTCCGAGCTCAAGGGTGGCACCGCGGCCGGCAAGGAGGCCGAGGTCACCGTCAAGGTCACCCAGGTCGCCGCCCGTGAACTCCCGGCCCTGGACGACGAGTTCGCCCAGCTCGCCTCGGAGTTCGACACCCTGGAGGAGCTGCGCGCGGACAGCCGCAAGCGCCTCGAGAACATGAAGCAGTACGACCAGGCCACGCAGGCCCAGGAGCGCGTCCTGGAGAAGCTGCTGGAGCTCGTCGAGGTGCCCGTCCCCGAGAAGCTTCTCGAGGAAGAGATCAACACCCGTAAGCACAACCTGGAGCACCACCAGCTCGGCCAGATGGGTCTCGACCTCGAGAAGTACCTCGAGATCCAGGGCAAGACGGCCGAGGAGTTCGACACCGAGACCAAGGAAGCCGCGGTCAAGGGCATCAAGACCCAGTTCGTCCTCGACGAGCTGGTCAACAAGGAGAAGCTGAACGTCAACCAGGAGGAGCTCACCGAGCACCTCATGCGGCGCGCGGCCTCCTCCGGCATGTCCCCCGACCAGTTCGCCCAGGCGGTCGTCGAGGGCAACCAGGTCCCGATGCTGGTCGGCGAGGTCGCCCGCGGCAAGGCCCTCGCGGTCGTCGTCGAGGCGGCCACGGTCAAGGACACCAACGGCGAGATCATCGACCTCGACGACGAGGAAGAGGACGAGACCACGGAGGCCACCTCCGAGGAGACCCCGGCCGCCGAGGCCGAGTCCTCCGAGGAGAAGCCCGAGGCCTGA
- a CDS encoding ATP-dependent Clp protease proteolytic subunit: MPSAAGEPSIGGGLGDQVYNRLLNERIIFLGQPVDDDIANKITAQLLLLAAADPDKDINLYINSPGGSITAGMAIYDTMQFIKNDVMTIAMGLAASMGQFLLSAGTPGKRFALPNAEILIHQPSAGLAGSASDIKIHAERLLHTKKRMAELTSQHTGQTVEQVTRDSDRDRWFDPEEAKAYGLIDDVIATAAGIPGGGGTGGAGS, from the coding sequence ATGCCTTCCGCCGCCGGCGAGCCTTCCATCGGCGGTGGCCTCGGCGACCAGGTCTACAACCGGCTGCTCAACGAGCGGATCATCTTCCTCGGCCAGCCGGTCGACGACGACATCGCGAACAAGATCACCGCGCAGCTGCTGCTCCTTGCCGCCGCTGACCCGGACAAGGACATCAACCTCTACATCAACAGCCCGGGCGGTTCGATCACGGCCGGCATGGCGATCTACGACACCATGCAGTTCATCAAGAACGACGTGATGACCATCGCCATGGGCCTCGCCGCTTCCATGGGTCAGTTCCTGCTCAGCGCGGGTACGCCCGGCAAGCGCTTCGCGCTGCCGAACGCCGAGATCCTGATCCACCAGCCCTCCGCCGGCCTCGCCGGTTCGGCGTCGGACATCAAGATCCACGCCGAGCGGCTGCTGCACACCAAGAAGCGCATGGCCGAGCTCACCTCGCAGCACACCGGCCAGACCGTCGAGCAGGTCACCCGGGACTCGGACCGCGACCGCTGGTTCGACCCCGAGGAGGCCAAGGCGTACGGCCTCATCGACGACGTCATCGCCACGGCCGCAGGCATCCCGGGCGGCGGCGGCACCGGGGGTGCGGGCTCGTAA